CACAGAAGGAagcccaaaccaaccaaaccccaaatccccagctCTTTGGTCACGTTCCTGTGTTTCAGCCTTACTTCTGTGACCCAGAGCTGCACCTAGCACACAGATGAATCACAACCCACCCCAATCTTTTCAGGATTCCCAAAGTGACAGGAGCCCACCAGGACTGAAAACACCACTGGGGACACAACCAGCGTGACTCCAGTCAGCActgcaggccaggctgggcttggctcTGGGGAACAGCCCTCACCCTTCCCATCAGCTCACGCAcaggccctggggctgccctgctccccaggcactgccagggctgcaggacgGGCACAGGAGGGCTCCTGCACCTCCACAAACGgaccccagctcccagcagcctgtagaaggcagcaggaggctcATCCCCACCCGGGaatctgctgtccctgctccctcagcccgGCAGACTGTTCCGGATTCCCAGCACGTTTtgtgcaggacagagcagctgcagcagccagggccgggcagcagcaccagcagcgtCCCTGCATCCCCGCTGCGTCCCGGCACGCTGGGAACACCGGCTCTGGAATCCCATCGCAGGGCAGCGCGGAGCCGGCATTAGTCAGAGTGCGTCAGATGAGCTCATCAGCTTCCCCCGACACCCGCCAGGCCTCGCACTGAGCACGGCCCGTTCCAGCCGTCCCCACCCTTCCTCCTTCCCGCGCGGCCCTGGAGAACTCGCTGGAATGTGAGCgagggctgccccagggccctgtgccactgctgggcCAGGACGGTAGCCGGGACAGCCCGGACAGCCCGGCTGGGGCGCACGGACAGCCCAAAGAGCCCGGCCGGGGCACACGGACAGCCCAAAGAGCCCGGCTGGGGCACACGGACAGCCCAAAGAGCCCCAACAGCCCGGCTGGGGCGCACGGACAGCCCAAAGAGCCCCAACAGCCCGGCTGGGGCACACGGACAGCCCAAAGAGCCCGGCCGGGGCACACggacagcccagagcccagccggCACCGCCCGAGGCTGTCAGGGCACACCCAGGTACCGCTGCGGCCCCGGTGCTTTGTAAGAGCACCCAGGGAATTCCCATCCCGCCCGATCCCCTCGGGTGTTCCACAGCCCCCGGCAGGAGGCACTCGGCAACAGGAGGACACTCTGCTGCCCAGCGGGGCCTCGGCAGCCTGAGCATGGAGGAGGGTTttatgttttgttctttttgctcTGACACATCCCCGACCTGTCGTTCACCTGCCGGGCTGAGCggtgcagagccaggctgagggCTCACAAAGCTCCAGAAGCACGAAGGCTGCTGGCAGTGATGCACCAGGGATGGAACCAGCACTGTGTGTGCCCGGAGCCGGGGCTGGGACCCATCCCTGCGTGTCAGCAGCTGAACCCACAGCAGTGAAACTGTCCCCACTCTGCAGTCACGGAATGAGATCCTGCACGCTGCAAAAACGCTTGGACAGCCGGAGCAACAGAGCGGACCCGAACCCCGCGAGTGAACAAGGGTGGCCGGGGATTTCTCAGCACAAACAAACGGCGGTCACGGCTCACACCCAGCTCCCGGGAAAACGCCGCTGCTCCCGGTGGGGTCATGCGAGTGGGGCAGCGCAGGAACCGCGGCTGCCGTGCGAACCCCGCCGGGGCTGGAGGCGCACCCGGCCCGCGGTGGAAGGCCCTGCCTTGAACGGAGCAGCCCGACCCCGGTACCGGCTCCCAGTTCCTCATTCCGTGCCCAGCGGCCATTTATGGACAGCCCCTACGCGCCGGAGGCACGGCCGACCCCGGGACGCGTCGGGCCGGGCGATCCCCTGCACCGCCCCTCGGAGCGAGCCCCGGGCGCCGGGAACGGCCCACCGGGTACCGGGCACGGCCCGCCGGGCACCGGGTACCGGGCACGGCCCCCGGGCGCCGCCCCAGCCCCTCCGGGGAGCCCgggccgccgcgccccgccctCGCCGCACGCGCTCCGCTCCGGGACGGCCCCACCGGGGGCGGCGGCTCCCCCGGCCTTCGGAAGGTCGCGCAAGGGCACGCggggccccgctcccgccccccGGCCGCGCCCGGCCCTTCccgcggcccggccctgcccgccgcTCCGCACCCcctcccgccgctgccgccgccgtaCCGGGCTCGCTCGCTCCGCGCTGCGCTGCCAACGCCGCGGATCCGCCCAGGCCCCGCGCGCCCCCGCACTTCCGGGACACGCCCGGCACTTCCCGTTACtcggccccgcgccgccgccgcgcttCCGGCCGCGGGCCGCGCGCTGATTGGCCCGGGGGACGCGcgcgcgggcggggcggggccggcagggcggggcggggccggggcggagCCGGCAGGGCGGGGCACACGGGGATGCGGTCCCGGAGAGCGGCCCGGGAGCAAGAACGGGACCAGCGGGGCAGGACGGGACCGGGACACGGAGCATCACGGTATGTGAGGGAGCGGGACATGCGCGGGCCCGGCGCGGCAAGGCAGCAACCACAGCTCTAGACATGGTTCTATTTTATTACGGCAAAGGTGAAAAAGCCACCTTGGCCCAACAGGCAACCAGaaaaatttatcccaaaaataaCTCGGTACAAAACAGGTCTgctgagaattaaaaaaaacctttacaGGAGTTAAAACCTATCCCAGAAcgtaaaagtaaaacaaatccCATCCTCGGTAGTAGTAGCCACAGCCGCAGCCCCTGCCGGGAGTGTGGAGCAAGATTGGAGTCCTTCCCTGGCCCACTGCTGCCGCTTTAGCTGGTGTCCATCTGCAAGAGAGGGAGCAATGTCACCATGGCCCTGGCACGGCCCCGgcaccctgcagcaccccctcaccccaggccagcccctctgcaggcagcctggctctgctgagcccccaggcactggggggacagggacagctggggccACGCCCCAGCACACCGTGCTGAGCACACTGCACCCCACGCTGCTCCAAGGCTGCTCCTGGAATCCTGCTCATCCCACTCCTTCCACGCTCTTGCCTGACCTACCCCATCCTCACCACCCACTCTGCTGCCGTGGTGTCCTTGTGGCCTCAGCTCTGCGGGggtcctggcacaggctgagcaagttccagccacagctgccacctgcTCGtggctccccaggctggggctcatttctgccaccagcacaacgccctttcccagcagcacaCCACACAGTTCCTCCACATGAGATTTTCCTTGGTTTTCCCACTCCTGCATCCCATCAGCTCTGTGAGTtttgttctgcagctgctgctcatagTGGCTGttccagctctggagcctggcaggagcagagcctgttCCTCAGCCATCAGGAACAGTGACAAACTGCTCTGGAAAGCAAAGCTCAGGCCCAAGCCaaggcacagaggcagcttcAGAGCGAGACTGCCTCCG
This portion of the Zonotrichia leucophrys gambelii isolate GWCS_2022_RI chromosome 18, RI_Zleu_2.0, whole genome shotgun sequence genome encodes:
- the LOC135455570 gene encoding basic proline-rich protein-like, encoding MDSPYAPEARPTPGRVGPGDPLHRPSERAPGAGNGPPGTGHGPPGTGYRARPPGAAPAPPGSPGRRAPPSPHALRSGTAPPGAAAPPAFGRSRKGTRGPAPAPRPRPALPAARPCPPLRTPSRRCRRRTGLARSALRCQRRGSAQAPRAPALPGHARHFPLLGPAPPPRFRPRAAR